The Neurospora crassa OR74A linkage group IV, whole genome shotgun sequence genome has a segment encoding these proteins:
- a CDS encoding Ash2-trithorax family protein codes for MASDVGSPRREQTPSGAATTIPQKRTLEDDHSPAVPSPLNPDNKAAPRVQIQAPEDTQQAAVLNREKRTKKDSFKKREAKAAAGGSDSSRATPDPKQQHKEPLINELLPARYKLAPPKLTDFEPARGPVFTSHHEVQGPEGETIEFFDATEHVFNKRAFHYTHCIADPTFPSMFYYRQTETEPYAAHMAFEDSASHVYFDRQGRHVTTDKGFRMSRANVAVREGRWYWECKVTRGTLREPGSEGDTKAHGHVRVGWARREASLDAPVGFDCYSYGIRDVAGQKVHMSRPKDFFPPGEEIKEGDVIGLEIQLPSEHLHRKIVTGHYNPAVDLADDEPSLEAPNIIRDRIPIRFKQHIYFEKIDYHTTKELEDLFSPAPVASASSNSPEPPNPNHPLPSLRTLPNSYIKIYKNGKDMGTPWTDLFAFLPPASKQSTQSGAHAGREALDDGTVGYYPAVSVFRGGAVEVNFGPDFWFPPPGSGLPQKQQNGVGDEDDVDMLDDGSVPNQEPLRPVSGRYEEQIVEDIVYDIIDEVGFWAQDGGKVIDRFNLTAKDAEKLLATGGGGAQLLPGGRDEIKELVQDD; via the exons ATGGCCAGCGACGTAGGCTCTCCCCGAAGGGAGCAAACACCTTCCGGAGCTGCCACGACGATCCCTCAGAAGCGCACGCTCGAAGACGACCACAGTCCAGCAGTTCCATCACCCCTAAACCCAGATAACAAGGCCGCTCCAAGAGTCCAAATACAGGCACCCGAAGACACCCAGCAAGCAGCCGTTCTAAACCGCGAAAAGAGAACAAAGAAGGACTCCttcaagaagagggaggccaaggcagcagcaggcggTTCCGATAGTTCTAGAGCAACTCCAGACCCGAAGCAGCAACACAAAGAGCCCTTGATCAACGAATTGCTCCCCGCGCGCTATAAGCTCGCTCCGCCCAAACTTACTGATTTCGAGCCCGCGCGCGGTCCCGTCTTCACCAGCCATCATGAGGTTCAAGGGCCCGAGGGCGAGACCATCGAATTCTTTGATGCAACCGAACA TGTCTTCAACAAGCGAGCGTTCCATTACACTCACTGTATAGCCGACCCAACGTTTCCTTCCATGTTCTACTATCGCCAGACCGAGACCGAGCCGTACGCTGCCCACATGGCCTTCGAGGACTCTGCCTCCCACGTATACTTTGACCGACAGGGTCGTCATGTCACCACCGACAAGGGCTTCCGTATGTCACGAGCCAACGTGGCCGTGCGAGAGGGCAGGTGGTATTGGGAGTGCAAGGTCACTCGAGGCACCCTGCGCGAGCCAGGTTCCGAAGGTGATACCAAGGCGCATGGGCACGTTCGCGTGGGCTGGGCGCGGCGTGAGGCTTCTCTCGACGCCCCCGTCGGGTTCGATTGCTACAGTTATGGTATTCGAGACGTGGCTGGACAAAAGGTGCACATGTCACGGCCGAAAGACTTCTTCCCGCCTGGCGAGGAGATCAAAGAAGGAGATGTGATCGGGCTGGAGATCCAGCTGCCTTCGGAACATTTACACAGGAAGATTGTAACGGGGCATTATAACCCTGCGGTCGACTTGGCAGACGACGAACCATCGCTCGAGGCACCCAACATCATCCGGGACCGGATCCCCATTCGGTTCAAACAACACATTTACTTTGAGAAGATTGACTACCACACAACCAAGGAGCTGGAAGACTTGTTCAGTCCCGCGCCGGTAGCATCGGCAAGCTCAAACTCGCCGGAACCGCCGAACCCAAATCACCCATTGCCGTCGCTACGGACGCTGCCGAACTCGTACATCAAGATTTACAAAAATGGAAAGGACATGGGCACGCCTTGGACTGACCTCTTCGCCTTCCTACCACCCGCATCAAAACAAAGTACTCAGTCAGGGGCACATGCCGGCAGAGAAGCTCTCGACGACGGAACTGTCGGATACTACCCAGCCGTAAGTGTTTTCCGCGGTGGCGCCGTCGAGGTGAACTTTGGCCCAGACTTCTGGTTCCCACCACCTGGGTCTGGTCTTCCccagaagcagcagaacGGGGTAGGCGATGAGGACGACGTGGACATGCTTGACGACGGAAGTGTGCCGAATCAAGAACCCCTGCGGCCGGTGTCGGGTCGCTACGAGGAGCAAATAGTCGAAGATATCGTCTACGACATTATCGATGAAGTTGGCTTCTGGGCCCAGGACGGTGGCAAGGTGATTGACCGTTTCAACCTCACGGCGAAGGACGCCGAGAAGTTGCTGGCGACGGGTGGGGGCGGAGCGCAATTGTTGCCTGGTGGGCGGGACGAAATCAAGGAGCTTGTCCAGGACGATTAG
- a CDS encoding DNA repair protein Nse1, translating into MEEEWEPPVPAGYNDANRAFIQAFMARGTLTFPEGQKLVAAILSATEGETVDPQSITQDTFAGFVRTAREAVEPLDYDIRSSRDQLRNGERIWAFINAHSDPATQMATTRSPEEVAYIKRLMDLLFDEYNTVRMEVMAVDEGQALKASRPSKRRESQHVNGEDEEGQPSTTASDRGLKHSEVLSLLSSLVAEGWLEKSRAGFYSLSPRALIEMWSWLVATYNDDSPSARDWQRIKFCESCKEIVTYGQRCSERDCTVRLHDICEDRYWRTRRGEKKCPKCETEWTGNHFVGERAITSRQAYQRGRGGRANGNGSGRRSDLEEAVAAQQEAAADDDDEDMAEA; encoded by the coding sequence ATGGAGGAAGAATGGGAACCACCAGTGCCGGCCGGGTATAACGACGCCAACCGTGCCTTCATCCAAGCCTTCATGGCACGAGGCACCCTGACCTTTCCCGAAGGACAGAAGCTCGTTGCCGCGATTCTCTCAGCCACCGAGGGCGAGACCGTGGACCCGCAGTCCATCACCCAGGACACATTCGCCGGCTTTGTTCGCACCGCCCGCGAGGCTGTGGAGCCTCTTGACTACGACATCCGCAGCTCTCGGGACCAGCTTCGAAATGGAGAGCGCATCTGGGCCTTCATCAACGCCCACAGCGACCCTGCCACCCAGATGGCCACCACCCGCTCTCCCGAGGAGGTAGCCTACATTAAGCGCTTGATGGACCTCCTGTTCGACGAGTACAACACCGTACGAATGGAGGTGATGGCCGTCGACGAGGGACAAGCCCTCAAAGCCTCTCGTCCCAGCAAGCGGCGAGAGAGTCAGCATGTAAAcggcgaagacgaggaaggccAACCATCCACCACCGCATCCGACCGTGGTCTCAAGCATTCCGAGGTTCTGTCCCTCCTCTCCAGCCTCGTGGCCGAAGGCTGGCTGGAGAAGAGCCGTGCCGGGTTTTACAGCCTCAGTCCGCGCGCGCTGATTGAGATGTGGAGCTGGCTGGTTGCCACTTACAACGACGATTCGCCGTCGGCTAGGGACTGGCAGCGCATCAAGTTCTGTGAGTCGTGCAAGGAGATTGTCACGTACGGCCAGCGCTGCTCGGAGAGGGACTGCACCGTTCGGCTGCACGACATTTGCGAGGACCGCTACTGGCGCACGAGGAGGGGAGAGAAGAAGTGCCCCAAGTGCGAGACTGAGTGGACCGGAAACCACTTTGTCGGCGAGCGGGCTATTACCTCACGCCAGGCTTACCAGAGGGGCAGAGGCGGCCGGGCTAATGGCAACGGCAGTGGCAGACGGAGCGATTTGGAAGAGGCAGTCGCCGCTCAGCaagaggctgctgctgatgatgacgatgaggacaTGGCGGAGGCTTGA